ATCGGCATGAGTTCTCCGTTCAAGCAGGAACTCTCCCTGCCGACGGTCGCCGCCGCCATCGACAAGGCCTTCGGCATGCGTGGCGCGAAAGCGGTCGCCATTCAGATCAATTCGCCGGGCGGCGCCGCGGTCCAGTCCACGCTGATCCACAAGCGCATTCGTGCCCTCGCCGAGGAAAAGGACCTGAAGGTCTATACCTTCTGCGAGGATGTGGCGGCCTCCGGCGGCTACATGCTGTCGCTCGCGGGCGACGAGATCTATGCGGACCAAAGCTCGATCGTGGGCTCGATCGGCGTGATAGCCGCCGGCTTCGGCTTTCCAGGTCTGATGGAGAAGATCGGCGTGGAGCGCCGCGTGTACACCGCGGGCAAGAGCAAGGATACGCTCGATCCGTTCCTGCCCGAAAAGCCGGCCGATGTGGAACGCATCAAGGCGATTCAGGTCGATGTGCACGAGGCCTTCATCGACATGGTGAAGTCGCGCCGCGGCGGCAAGCTGACGAAGTCCGACGACGAACTCTTCACCGGCGCATTCTGGTCCGGCAAGGTCGCGGCCGAACTCGGTCTCATCGACGGCCTGTCGGACCTGCGCACCAAGATGCGCGAAGTGTTCGGCGAGGATGTCCGGTTCAAGCTCGTCTCCACCGGCGGAGGCTGGCTCCGGCGGAGCAAGAAGTCGGTCTCGGCGGGCGCCGGCGGCTTCGATCTCGGCCAGTGGCCGCAAGGCTTCGCCGCCGACGTGATCTCCGCAATCGAGGCGCGCTCTCTCTGGTCGAGATTCGGGTTGTAGAACAATGCCCCAAGTTCTTCTCTTGGCCGCGATCGGCGCAGGCCTTCTCTGGGTTCGGCGCTACTTCAAGAATGAGCAGGAGCGCGTCCGGGCCGAACTGCGCAAAGCCCAAGAGGCGATGGAGCGGCGCGATATCGAAAGCGCCGTACCGTTGGAGGAAGACCCCGTTACCGGCATATACCGCCCCAAGGAGCGCCGCTGATCCTGAGATGAGCCCCCTTGGGGCACCCCCGCCAGCGCGCAAACCGGCGTCCCGGCTTAACGCTGGCTCCTTCTTGGCTTCCATTGTCGGCTGCAACGCAATAGCGTGCGGCGGCAAACCTGCCCCATCCCGAATCGATTATGTCCAAGCAAGCAAAATCAGCCGGAAAGGCCGCCGCGCCGTCGTTCCAGGACCTCATTCTGAGGCTTCAGCGCTTCTGGGCCGACCAAGGCTGCGTCATCTTGCAGCCCTACGACATGGAGATCGGCGCCGGCACGTTTCACCCGGCCACCACGCTGCGGTCGCTGGGCCCGAAGCCCTGGCGCGCGGCCTATGTGCAGCCGTCGCGCCGGCCCAAGGACGGCCGCTACGGCGAGAACCCGAACCGGCTCCAGCATTATTATCAGTTCCAGGTCATCCTGAAGCCGTCCCCGCCGGACATTCAGGACCTGTATCTGGAGAGCCTCTACGCCATCGGCATCGATCCCAAGAACCACGACATCCGCTTCGTGGAGGATGACTGGGAAAGCCCCACGCTTGGCGCCTGGGGCCTCGGCTGGGAAGTGTGGTGCGACGGCATGGAAGTGTCGCAATTCACCTACTTCCAGCAGGTGGGAGGCTTCGACTGCGATCCGGTCTCCGGCGAACTGACCTACGGTCTCGAGCGCCTGGCGATGTACGTGCAGGGCGTCGACAATGTCTACGACCTCAACTTCAACGGCGGGGAAGGGGACGCCAAGGTCACCTATGGCGACATCTTCCTTCAGGCCGAACAGGAGTACTCCCGGCACAATTTCGAGCACGCCAATACCGCGAAGCTGTTCGAGCATTTCCGCGATGCCGAAGCCGAGTGCGAGGCGCTGCTGGAGGCCGGCGACAACGGTGGGCGGCATTTGATGGTGCTGCCGGCCTACGACCAGGCCATCAAGGCCTCGCACATCTTCAATCTTTTGGATGCGCGCGGCGTGATCTCGGTCACCGAGCGTCAGGCCTATATCTTGCGCGTGCGCGACCTGGCGAAGGCTTGCTGCGCAGCCTGGCTCAAGACGGACGCGGGCGGTGCGTCGAATGGAGCAGGCCGTGGCTGAACTCCTGCTCGAATTTTTCTCCGAGGAGATTCCGGCGCGCATGCAGACGCGGGCGCGGGAAGACCTCGCGCGCCTGTTGGGCGAAAAGTTAAAAGCATCTGGCCTCGACTTCGAGGCGATCAAGACCTTTGCCACGCCGCGCCGCATCACGGCGGTGGTTGAAGGGTTGCCCAAGCGCTCGCCCGACGTCAGCGAAGAGCGCAAGGGACCGCGCGTCGATGCGCCGGATAAGGCCATTGAGGGGTTCCTGAAATCCGCCGGCCTCGGCTCGGTCGATGAAGCGGAGACCCGCGAGGACAAGAAGGGCAGCTACTACGTCGCGGTCATCGAAAAGCCGGGACGCGACACCGCCGATGTGATCGCCGAGATCGTGCCGGAGATCGTGAAGACGTTCCCGTGGCCGAAGGCGATGCGCTGGGGCGCCGGCAAGCTGCGCTGGGTGCGGCCTCTACACTCCATACTCTGCATCCTCGGCGGCAAGGTCGTGGACTTCGAAGTCGATGGCATCAAGAGCGGCAAGACCACACGCGGTCATCGCTTCATGGCGCCGAAAGAATTCGACGTGAAGAGCTTCGCCGACTACGAGGCGAAACTGCGCAAGGCCTACGTCATTCTCGAAAGCGACGAACGGGTCGCCAAGATCCTGGATGGCGCGCGCGCGCGGGTCGGGGAGCATGGTCTCGCGCTCGTCGAGGACGCGGGGTTGCTTGCGGAGAATGCCGGTCTAACCGAATGGCCCGTGCCGCTCATGGGCGCGTTCGACGAAGAGTTTCTGAGCGTGCCGCCGGAAGTGCTCGCCACCTCCATGAAGGCGCATCAAAAGTGTTTCTCTGTGTCGAAGGGCGACGATCTTGCCAACAGCTTCGTGCTCGTGGCGAACCTGGAAGCCGATGACGGTGGCACCTCCATCACCCAAGGCAACGAGCGCGTGATCGCCGCGCGATTGTCGGATGCAAAATTCTTCTTCGATCAGGACCTCAAGGTCTCGCTCGAGACACGGGTGCCGCAGCTCAAGGACATCACGTTCCATGAGAAGCTGGGCACCCAGTACGAGCGCGTTCAGCGCATCTTCAAGCTGGCGCGCGATCTAGCCCCGCTTGTCGGCGCGGACGCGGAGGATGCAGAGCGCGCGGGCATTCTCTGCAAGGCCGATCTCGTCAGTGACATGGTCGGCGAGTTCCCCGAGTTGCAAGGCACGATGGGGCGTTACTACGCGCTCGATCAGAACGAGCGGCCCTCCGTCGCCAACGCCATTGCCGATCACTACAAACCTGTCGGTCCTACGGATGACGTGCCGCGTACGCCTGTCTCCATTGCTCTCGCGCTTGCCGATAAGCTCGACACGCTGGTGGGTTTCTGGGCCATCGACGAAAAGCCGACCGGCTCTAAGGACCCTTACGCCTTGCGCCGCGCTGCGCTCGGGATCATCCGGATCGTGCTGGAAAATGGCATCTCGCTACGGCTGATGGACATCTTTGAAAGCCAGGGCGAAGGAGCCCGTGGCGAAGTTGATTGGGGCGGGCGCAAGGTCGAGCAGCGAAACGTCGATCTTCTCGACTTCTTCGCCGACCGCCTGAAAATCTATCTGCGCGACCAAGGTGCACGGCACGATCTGGTGGACGCAGTGTTCGCGCTCGGCGGCGACGATCTGTTGATGATCGTGGCTCGCGTGAACGCGCTCGGCCGCTTTCTCGACACGGACGATGGCGCGAACCTGCTGGCGGGCACCAAGCGTGCGGCCAACATCCTTCGCATCGAGGAGAAGAAGGACAAGAAGACCTACGACGAAGCCCCTGACCCCGCGCTGCTGGAGGCACCGGAAGAAAAGGCGCTGGCGAAAGCGGTCGACGATGTCGAGAAGGCCGCCGCCAAGGCCGTGCAGGACGAGGACTTCGAAGCGGCCATGTCCGCCATGGCCAAGCTGCGCGCGCCCGTCGATGCGTTCTTCGACAGTGTCACCGTCAACGCGGACGATCCGAAGCTGCGTGACAACCGCTTGCGGCTCCTTAACCGCATCCGCAATACGACCAAGACCGTCGCCGATTTCTCAAAGATCGCGGGATAACCCATGCGTCCGCATATCAGCATGATCACACTTGGCGTCGCCGACATTGCCAAGGCGACCGAATTCTACGAGCGGCTAGGCTTCACGCGGTCGAGCGAGAGCCAGGAGGCGGTGACGTTCATGCAGGCCGGCGCGGTGGTGCTTGGGCTGTTCGGCCGCGATGCGCTCAAGGACGACGCCAAGGCCGACGACATCTGGACCGGCAACGGCGGCACGGCCATCGCCATGAACTGTGCGGACGAAACGCAGGTCGACGCCATGATGGCGCAGGCCGAGGCGGCGGGCGCGCAGATTCTCAAGCCCGCCGAGAAGGTATTCTGGGGCGGCTATAGCGGCTATTTCGCCGATCCGGACGGCCATGCGTGGGAGGTCGCCCACAATCCGTTCTGGACGCTGGACGAAACCGGCCGCGTCGAGTTACCCGCGTGAGTAACAAGGCCGAGGCCGAACCAGGCCACGTCTTCGTCTACGGGACGTTGCGCCAGGGCAGCAATCATCCGATGGCGCGGCGTCTCTCCGCACAGGCGCGCTATGTCGGCCAGGCCCGCGCGAACGGCAGGCTCTACGACATGGGCTGGTATCCCGCCGCGATGTTCGACGCGAACGCGCCGACACGCATTATCGGCGACGTATTCGCCTTGCCGCCCGGGGAGCGACTGCTGGCGGAACTCGACGCCTATGAGCATGGCGACCCGAACTATGCGCGCATTCCCCTCGAAGTGTCGCTGGCTGGAACCGGAACTGTCCTCGTCTGGACGTATGGGGTGTCCGCGCCGCCGAACAGCCGCGTCATCCCCGGGGGCGATTTCTTGACCCATTGGAACGCCAAGTCGCGACGTCCCATCCGGCCCTGACTGCGCGCATCGAGAGTCGCGCACACCCTACGTCCATTTGCCCGTTTGTGTGTGGCGCGCTGGGCAGGCTAAAAGAGGGGCCGGACGGGGCAATCAACGACGAACGATGAGGAGGCGAGGCCTTAAATGGCGGAACAGACGCCCAAATGGGTGTACAGCTTCGGCGGTGGACACGCCGATGGCTCCGCCGCGGACAAGGATCGCCTCGGCGGCAAGGGCGCGCATCTCGCGGAGATGTCGCGCATCGGTCTGCCCGTCCCGCCCGGTTTCACCATCGCCACGGATGTGTGCGCGGCCTATTACGAGAACGGCCGTAAGCTCCCCGACGCGCTGAGACCCATGGTGGACGAGGCGCTTGTGCAAATGGCGTCCTTCAGCGGCGCGCAGTTCGGCGACGTGGAGCATCCGCTACTCGTGTCCGTTCGTTCGGGCGCGCGCGCCTCCATGCCCGGCATGATGGACACTGTCCTCAATCTCGGTCTCAACGACCAAACCGTCGAGGGGCTGGCCCGCCGGACCGATGACCGGCGCTTCGCCTACGACACCTACCGGCGCTTCATCCAGATGTACGCCGATGTGGTGCTGGGCGTCGATCACGGCCTGTTCGAGGATATTCTCGAGAATTACAAGGCGTTGAAAGGCTACGAGCTCGATCCTGAACTTCAGGCGGACGATTGGATCGAGATCGTTGCGCGCTTCAAGTCGCTGGTGGAGAAGGAGCTCGGCCTGCGGTTCCCGCAAAGCCTCGGCGACCAGCTTTGGGGCGCGATCGCCGCCGTGTTCGGGTCCTGGCAGAATGCACGGGCCATCGCTTATAGGCGGTTGCATGACATTCCCGACGACTGGGGCACCGCCGTCACCGTCCAGACCATGGTGTTCGGCAACAAGGGCGACAACAGCGCCACCGGCGTTGTGTTCACCCGCAATCCATCGACCGGCGAGAACGAATTGTTCGGCGAATTTCTCTTGAATGCGCAAGGCGAGGACGTGGTTGCCGGCCTGCGCACGCCTCAGCCCTTGACCAAGCAAGCCAGCGCCGCCAACGGCAATGGCAAGCTGTCTCTCGAAGAGGCGATGCCGGAAGCCTTTGCAACGCTGAAGCAAAACTGCGCCGCCTTGGAACGGCACTTCCGCGACCTGCAGGACATCGAGTTCACGATCGAGGCAGGCGAGCTCTTCATGCTGCAGACCCGCACCGGCAAGCGCTCCACGCAGGCCGCGCTAAAGATCGCTGTCGATATGGCGGGCGAGGGCATCATCACCCAGGAAGAGGCGGTGATGCGGATCGATCCGGCGCAGCTCGACCAGTTGCTGCATCCGACGCTCGATCCCAACGCGGACATGACGGTGCTGGCGAAGGGATTGCCCGCATCGCCCGGCGCCGCGTCCGGTGAGATCGTTTTCGATGCGGACGAAGCGGTGCACATGAAGAGCCAAGGGCACACGGTCATTCTCGCGCGCATCGAGACCTCGCCCGAGGACGTGCAAGGCATGCACGCGGCAGCAGGCATCCTGACAACGCGCGGCGGGATGACGAGCCACGCAGCCGTGGTGGCGCGCGGCATGGGCCGCCCTTGCGTGGCCGGTGTCGCCGCAGCTCATATCGATCTTGAACGCGAAACTTTGGAAGCGGCGGGCGTCGTCCTGCGCAAGGGCGACATCGTCACCATCGACGGCTCTTCCGGAAAGATCATCAAAGGGCGCGTCTCCATGCGGCAGCCCGATCTGTCGCCCGACTTCGCCACCCTGATGGAGTGGGCCGACGGACTGCGGCGTATGGACGTGCGGGCCAATGCGGATACGCCGGCCGATGCCCGGCATGCCCGGGACTTCGGCGCCGAGGGGATCGGCCTGTGCCGGACCGAGCACATGTTTTTCCAGGCCAACCGCATCGTCGCCATGCGCGAGATGATTTTGGCGGAGACGAAGGAGGCGCGCCGGGCCGCTCTCGCCGAGCTCCTGCCGGAGCAACGCCAGGACTTCATCGAACTCTTCGAGATCATGAAGGGCCTGCCGGTGACGATCCGGCTCTTCGATCCGCCGCTGCACGAGTTCCTGCCGCATGAAGACGATGCGATCGCCGACGTGGCGGAGGCCATGGGCGTGAGCATCGAGCGGCTCAAGCGGCGCGTCGCCGTGCTCAGCGAATTCAATCCCATGTTGGGTCAGCGCGGCGCGCGTCTCCTCGTCTCTTATCCGGAGATCGTGGACATGCAGGCGCGGGCGATCATCGAGGCCGCCATCGAGACGGGCAAGGAACTGCATGATCGCGTGCGTCCCGAGATCATGGTGCCGCTCGTTGCCACCAAGCGGGAACTCGACATCATCAAGGACCGTATCGCGGAGACGGCGCGTGCGGTGGAGAAGGAACGCGAAACGACGGTCGCATTTCAGGTCGGATCCATGGTGGAACTGCCCCGGGCCTGTCTCGTCGCCGGCGAGATCGCGGAGTCTGCGGAGTTTTTCTCCTTTGGAACCAACGACCTAACCCAGACCACGTTCGGCCTCAGCCGCGACGACGCGGGCCGTTTTCTCGGGGAATACGCCGACAAAGGCATCATTAACCACGATCCATTTATGACGCTCGACGCTGCCGTCGGCGAACTCATGCAAATCGGCGTGGAGCGGGGCCGTGCGGTTCGTCCGGATCTCAAGATCGGCATTTGCGGCGAACATGGTGGCGACCCGGAAACCATTGGTTTTTGCGAGAAAATCGGGCTGAGCTACGTGTCCTGCTCACCCTATCGGGTGCCCGTCGCGCGCCTTGCCGCAGCCCAGGCGGCCGTGAAAAACCCTGCAGTAACGGATCGTTAGCCAGTCTGCGACGAAAGTGTTGGGCGTTGCCGATATGCACAGATTGATCTAGAATAATCACTGCTCGTTAAGGCAAACAACGGGATCCGGGCTCAAACCGGCAGGGGGCTTAGCACCGATTTTCCGTCGGTGATCTTCCAGCCAGCAGCTTGGAAAATTTGGGGACGCCCCAATTTTGGGGACACCCTATGGAACGCGTGGTTCGTCCACACGTTTGAACGGGGTAAGAAGTTTCGGAGGCTTTCCAGGGGGATGCTCGCCAAAGCGGGCAGCTGGAAAAGCCGACCGTACGGGGACCTTGGAGGGAAAATGGGCCGACGCTCGTTTCGTCGGATGTGGTACGCCGCCGCTGCGCTCGTATCGCTCCCGTCAATCGGTGTGGGTTATGCAGCCGCGTACGGCAGCCTGTTTGGCGCCGAGGTCGAGTTGTATCTGCCCGCTCCCGGTACTGTTTCCAACGCAATTCGGACTGAAGACGACGCCGAACCCAGAGAGGTTTCGACCGCCGCCGCCCGTCTGTTCTACGAAGAAGGTAAGGGTCCTCGCGCGGATCGCTTTGCGGTAACCGCCTCGAAGCCGGCCAAGCCGTCGATCATGGCCAGCATCGCCAAGTTGCCTGCGCTGCCGGGGTTCTTTACCGAGAATGATGACGACGAGGGAGGCGCCGTCGTTCCCGTCGCCTTCGTCCCTTCGCAGCAGGATCAAGACATCGGCAGCGCCGTCCTCCCGACGGCGGGTTATGCGGCGCTCTTCGATGCCAACTATGAGGTGGACGGTTTCCGGCCCGACCCCTACGACATCGCCTATCGCCCGTCGGAGGAAGCCCTGAAGTTCCGCTACAAGGGCGAAACTCAGGCCGAGTTCGAAGAGCGCGAGCGCCACTGCTTGGCCACCGCCATCTATTTCGAAGCCCGCGGCGAGCCGCTCAAAGGGCAGATTGCCGTTTCGCAAGTGATCTTGAATCGCGTTCGCAGCCCGAAATTCCCGCAGACGATTTGCGGCGTGGTCTATCAGGGCCAGTACCGCAAAGGCTGCCAGTTCTCCTTTACCTGTGACGGTCAGTCCGACACGCCGCGCGACAAGGCCCTATGGGCCCGCGCCCAAGAGCTCTCCAAGAGCTTCATGGCGGGCGAACATTGGCTGCCAGAAGTCGGCTACTCGACCTTCTACCATGCCGACTATGTGCGGCCGCGCTGGTCGTACCGCATGAACAAGATCGACAAGATCGGTCGGCACATCTTCTACAAGAAGCGTGGCGAACAGCCCTATCTGGTCGAGGCTTCCTTAAGCGAGGACTCCGGGACGGACGGCGAGGCGGAGAACGACAGCGAATTGCCGACGACCTCTCTTGCGTGGGCCGTGCAGGCCGTGACGGGTTCCGTCAATGCGGTCACCGGGACGAGCGCTACTGCTCCCACTCAAGTGATGAGTCTAGGTTACGGGGCGAGTGAGTAAGGGCTCCGACTGAGATCAGGTCGACGCCCGTTCGCGCGATTGCCGCGACACTTTCCAGCGTGACGCCGCCCGAGGCCTCGGTCACCACCTTGCCCTCGGCGATTGTCACGGCCTCTTCCAACGTCGCCACATCCATATTGTCCAGCAGGACCGCGTCGATCGGGTAGGTCAGCGCCTCGCGCAACTGGTCGAGCGTGTCCACTTCCACTTCGATCTTGACCATGTGACCGCCCCGAGCGCGCACGTGCGAAAGCGCTGCGCCGATCCCGCCGGCCGCGGCAATGTGGTTGTCTTTGACCAGCACCGCGTCATAGAGGCCGAAACGGTGGTTCACGCCGCCTCCACAGCGCACCGCGTATTTCTCGAGACCGCGCAAACCGGGCGTCGTCTTGCGCGTATCGGCGATCCGCGCGCCGGTGCCGTCGACCGCGTCCACATAGGCGGCCGTCAGTGTCGCTATTCCGCAGAGCCGGCCGAGGAAGTTCAGCGCGGTGCGCTCCCCGGTCAGCAGCGCCCGCGTCAGGCCTTCGACCCGGGCGATTGCCGTGCCCGCTTTGGCCTTGCCGCCGTCGTCCACGATGCGGTCGAAGGCCACGTCCGGATCGAGCGCACGGAACGCGGCCTCCGCAAGATCGAGGCCGGCGATGCAAGCCGGCTCGCGGACGACGATCGCGGCGGCACCGCGCGCTTCGGCGGGAATAATGGGATCCGTGGTAATATCGCCCGCGAGGCCGAGATCCTCTTCGAGCGCCTCGCGCACGGCCTTCTCGACGAGATGCCGCGGCAGAGGTGTCAACGGTTCCGGGGTATTCATGAGAGGCCCCTCGGGGTGCGTTGTCCGCTCACGCGGAGCAGGATCTAACCTTGGCTGACGACGCGCAGGCGCGGCGGGCTCGCGATACCGGCAGCCTCGCGGGCCAACTCGTCAGCCTGCTCCAGGGTCAGGAAGCTCCGCCGGGCCTGAGCCTCGTCGGGCGCAGGGTAGTCGCTGCGGAAATTCGCCCCGCGGCTCTCGGTTCGGGCGAAGGCGGCCGTGGCCACGAACTTGGCCGTCGTCAGCATGTTCGCAAGTTGCGGGTCGCCTTCGTTCTCCCGCTCGAGAGCGATGATCGTTCCGAGAGCCTCCGACAGTCCGTCCGCATCGCGGACAACGCCCACATTGGTCGACATGGTTTCGCGGAGCGTCCGTTCTGCCTGGCTGTTGCGATAGATCTCACCGCTGGCGCGCGCGACCGCATGCAGGTTCTGAGGCGGCAGCGGGGGCAGGGCGGCGGTGATGTCCTCGGCGACACGGGCGCCGAACACGACGGCCTCCAGAAGCGAGTTCGAGGCAAGGCGATTCGCACCGTGTGCGCCAGTCGAGGTCACCTCGCCGCAGGCCCACAAGCCGTCGACGGTGCTGCGGCCTTGTACGTCCACCAAAATGCCGCCCATGTGATAATGCGCTGCCGGCGCCACCGGGATGGGCTCCTGTGCCGGGTCCATGCCCGCCGACATACAGATCGATGCGACCGTCGGGAACTTTTCCGTGATACCGGGGCCGATCGGACGGCAATCGAGAAATGCGCCGCGCCCGCTGACGACCTCGCGATGGACGGCGCGCGCAACCACGTCACGCGGGCCCAGTTCGGCATCCTCGTGAACGGCGCGCATGAAGCGCTCGCCCTTGCGGTTGATGAGCACGGCGCCGGCGCCCCGCAGCGCCTCGGTGGCGAGCGGCGCCGGATCGCGGCCGATATCGATGGCGGTGGGATGGAACTGCACGAATTCCGCGTCGGCGATCACCGCGCCGGCGCGCGCGGCGATCGCGACGCCTTCGCCACGGGCCTCGACCGGATTGGTGGTGACCGAGTAAAGGTGACCGGCGCCGCCGGTCGCCAGCACCACGGCCCGTGCGGGCAGAACGAAGGTGTCGGTCCGAGACCCTTCCATGGTGGGCGCAAGCACGATGCCCCGGACACGCCCCTTATGGACGACCAGATCGCGTGCGGTTACGCCTTCGAGCACGGTGATCGACGGCGTCTTGCGCACTGCGGCGATGATCGCGCTCATGATTGAGCGGCCCGCGGTGTCGCCTTTGATATGCAGGATGCGATTGGTGCGGTGAGCGGCTTCGTGGCCGAAAGTCAGCTTGCCTTCGAGGTCTTTGTCGAAGGGCACGCCGTAACGCAGCAGATCCTCGATCCGGGCCCGGGCCTCTCGTGCCATCAGAAGCGCGACGGCCTCGTCCACGATGCCTGCGCCGGCGCGCACCGTGTCGGCCGCATGGTCCTCGGCCGTGTCGCCTTCGGACAGCGCGGCGGCGATACCGGCTTGCGCCCAAACGCTGGAAGCGCCTTCGCCGATCGGTGCCGGCGAAATAACGGTGACGTTCAGCGGCGCGAGCTTGAGGGCCGTGAAGAGGCCCGCAAGGCCGGCGCCGACAACAACCACGCTGTCAGCGGCGTTACTCGGCACAAAGGATGGACTGCCGTTCGTCATCGCTGTCCTTTCGACGTCGTAGTGACGCGTACGCTAGTGGTTGAGATTGATCATCCGCTCGACTGCCGCGCGGGCGGGGCCCGCAACGGCCGGATCGACGGTCACCTCTTCCTTCATGAAGATGAGGCTATCGAGGATCTTCGGCAGCGTGATGCGCTTCATGTGCGGGCAGAGGTTACAGGGCCGCACGAACTGGGTGTTCGGCGCTTCGACCGCGACGTTGTCGCTCATCGAGCATTCGGTCACGAGCAGCACCTTGGACGGCTGATTGTCCTCCACCCATTTGATCATGCCGGACGTCGAGCCCGTGAAGTCGGATTCGTCGATCACCTCGGGCGGACACTCGGGGTGGGCGATGATCTTCACGCCCGGGTCGCTCTCGCGATAGGCGCGAAGCTCCTCGGCGGTGAAGCGCTCATGCACCTCGCAGTGACCCTTCCAGGTGATGATCTCCACATCCGTCTGCGTCTGAACCCATTTGGCGAGAAACTCGTCGGGGATCATGATTACCCTTTTCGCGCCCAGGGCCTCGACGACGCGCACGGCGTTCGACGACGTGCAGCAGATATCGGACTCGGCTTTCACGTCGGCCGACGTGTTCACATACGTGACCACCGGAACGCCCGGATAGGCCTCGCGCAGCGCCCGGACATCCGCACCCGTGATCGACTCCGCCAGCGAACAGCCAGCGCGGCTATCGGGGATCAGAACCTTCTTGTCGGGATTGAGCAGCTTCGACGTCTCCGCCATGAAGTGCACGCCGCACTGGACGATCACCTCGGCGTCGGCCTTGGCGGCCTCGCGGGCAAGCTGCAAGGAGTCGCCCACGACGTCGGCCACGCAATTGTAGATCTCCGGCGTCATGTAGTTATGCGCCAGGACCACCGCGTTGCGGACCCGCTTCAGATCGTTGATGGCCTTCACGTAAGGCGCGAACTGAGGCCATTCGACAGGCGGAATCACACGCGCGACACGCTCGTACAGATGCGCGGTTTCGCGGGCCACTTCTGGCGTATACGTGAGACCGGGAACGAGCGAGGACGGCAGCACGGCCTGCGCCTTGGCCTCCCAGGCCTCACTCCCAATTTGAACGGATTCCATCAGTATCGGCCTCCTGATAATATACTCAATATGAGTATATATAGGGTGTAAAAAGGTCCGGCTCAAGGCCGGCGCGTTTCCTCGACCGCGCACAACAGCGCTATTCTCAACGTGAGTATAGGGTTTTCTCCTTATTCTTCAAGGCGTCGCTGCTCTGCACAATTTTCATGGGCCTATCAACACGTTACTCCAAGGCCCCGAAACACCGGCAAGGGCGAGGGATACGCCGACAGACCAGTTGTG
This genomic window from Methyloceanibacter caenitepidi contains:
- a CDS encoding S49 family peptidase — its product is MTVLKSLLPKSWTKSRPLVPVLRFSGPIGMSSPFKQELSLPTVAAAIDKAFGMRGAKAVAIQINSPGGAAVQSTLIHKRIRALAEEKDLKVYTFCEDVAASGGYMLSLAGDEIYADQSSIVGSIGVIAAGFGFPGLMEKIGVERRVYTAGKSKDTLDPFLPEKPADVERIKAIQVDVHEAFIDMVKSRRGGKLTKSDDELFTGAFWSGKVAAELGLIDGLSDLRTKMREVFGEDVRFKLVSTGGGWLRRSKKSVSAGAGGFDLGQWPQGFAADVISAIEARSLWSRFGL
- a CDS encoding glycine--tRNA ligase subunit alpha, producing MSKQAKSAGKAAAPSFQDLILRLQRFWADQGCVILQPYDMEIGAGTFHPATTLRSLGPKPWRAAYVQPSRRPKDGRYGENPNRLQHYYQFQVILKPSPPDIQDLYLESLYAIGIDPKNHDIRFVEDDWESPTLGAWGLGWEVWCDGMEVSQFTYFQQVGGFDCDPVSGELTYGLERLAMYVQGVDNVYDLNFNGGEGDAKVTYGDIFLQAEQEYSRHNFEHANTAKLFEHFRDAEAECEALLEAGDNGGRHLMVLPAYDQAIKASHIFNLLDARGVISVTERQAYILRVRDLAKACCAAWLKTDAGGASNGAGRG
- the glyS gene encoding glycine--tRNA ligase subunit beta encodes the protein MAELLLEFFSEEIPARMQTRAREDLARLLGEKLKASGLDFEAIKTFATPRRITAVVEGLPKRSPDVSEERKGPRVDAPDKAIEGFLKSAGLGSVDEAETREDKKGSYYVAVIEKPGRDTADVIAEIVPEIVKTFPWPKAMRWGAGKLRWVRPLHSILCILGGKVVDFEVDGIKSGKTTRGHRFMAPKEFDVKSFADYEAKLRKAYVILESDERVAKILDGARARVGEHGLALVEDAGLLAENAGLTEWPVPLMGAFDEEFLSVPPEVLATSMKAHQKCFSVSKGDDLANSFVLVANLEADDGGTSITQGNERVIAARLSDAKFFFDQDLKVSLETRVPQLKDITFHEKLGTQYERVQRIFKLARDLAPLVGADAEDAERAGILCKADLVSDMVGEFPELQGTMGRYYALDQNERPSVANAIADHYKPVGPTDDVPRTPVSIALALADKLDTLVGFWAIDEKPTGSKDPYALRRAALGIIRIVLENGISLRLMDIFESQGEGARGEVDWGGRKVEQRNVDLLDFFADRLKIYLRDQGARHDLVDAVFALGGDDLLMIVARVNALGRFLDTDDGANLLAGTKRAANILRIEEKKDKKTYDEAPDPALLEAPEEKALAKAVDDVEKAAAKAVQDEDFEAAMSAMAKLRAPVDAFFDSVTVNADDPKLRDNRLRLLNRIRNTTKTVADFSKIAG
- a CDS encoding VOC family protein encodes the protein MRPHISMITLGVADIAKATEFYERLGFTRSSESQEAVTFMQAGAVVLGLFGRDALKDDAKADDIWTGNGGTAIAMNCADETQVDAMMAQAEAAGAQILKPAEKVFWGGYSGYFADPDGHAWEVAHNPFWTLDETGRVELPA
- a CDS encoding gamma-glutamylcyclotransferase family protein, with the translated sequence MSNKAEAEPGHVFVYGTLRQGSNHPMARRLSAQARYVGQARANGRLYDMGWYPAAMFDANAPTRIIGDVFALPPGERLLAELDAYEHGDPNYARIPLEVSLAGTGTVLVWTYGVSAPPNSRVIPGGDFLTHWNAKSRRPIRP
- the ppdK gene encoding pyruvate, phosphate dikinase — protein: MAEQTPKWVYSFGGGHADGSAADKDRLGGKGAHLAEMSRIGLPVPPGFTIATDVCAAYYENGRKLPDALRPMVDEALVQMASFSGAQFGDVEHPLLVSVRSGARASMPGMMDTVLNLGLNDQTVEGLARRTDDRRFAYDTYRRFIQMYADVVLGVDHGLFEDILENYKALKGYELDPELQADDWIEIVARFKSLVEKELGLRFPQSLGDQLWGAIAAVFGSWQNARAIAYRRLHDIPDDWGTAVTVQTMVFGNKGDNSATGVVFTRNPSTGENELFGEFLLNAQGEDVVAGLRTPQPLTKQASAANGNGKLSLEEAMPEAFATLKQNCAALERHFRDLQDIEFTIEAGELFMLQTRTGKRSTQAALKIAVDMAGEGIITQEEAVMRIDPAQLDQLLHPTLDPNADMTVLAKGLPASPGAASGEIVFDADEAVHMKSQGHTVILARIETSPEDVQGMHAAAGILTTRGGMTSHAAVVARGMGRPCVAGVAAAHIDLERETLEAAGVVLRKGDIVTIDGSSGKIIKGRVSMRQPDLSPDFATLMEWADGLRRMDVRANADTPADARHARDFGAEGIGLCRTEHMFFQANRIVAMREMILAETKEARRAALAELLPEQRQDFIELFEIMKGLPVTIRLFDPPLHEFLPHEDDAIADVAEAMGVSIERLKRRVAVLSEFNPMLGQRGARLLVSYPEIVDMQARAIIEAAIETGKELHDRVRPEIMVPLVATKRELDIIKDRIAETARAVEKERETTVAFQVGSMVELPRACLVAGEIAESAEFFSFGTNDLTQTTFGLSRDDAGRFLGEYADKGIINHDPFMTLDAAVGELMQIGVERGRAVRPDLKIGICGEHGGDPETIGFCEKIGLSYVSCSPYRVPVARLAAAQAAVKNPAVTDR